Genomic window (Deltaproteobacteria bacterium):
TTCGTTCGAGCCGACCAAGCCGAGTCGGAACTCGGACGTTTCTTGGAGCTAGTCTTTGGAAACACGACTCTTACTCCTACCCGCGATGAACATGGGATGTTCATGGCTTACGCTGCGTCTGTCCGTTCGGGGAGCCTCGCGCGGCAGGTCGGCGCAGCGATTATGACACAGCATGGCGAGATCATTGCGACCGGCGCGAACGACGCTCCCATGAAGGGTGGCGGGTTGTACTGGCCGGGGCTCGGTGATCAACGGGATGCCGTACGAGGGCGAGATTCGAATGACGAGCAGAAAGCACGAATTGTCGTCGAGGTGATGAAGGCACTGGGGATCGGAGCAGGGCCGACGGGCGCTGAAAGGTCGGACGAAGAAATTTGGGCGGATGGTCGTGAACGCCTGCGAAATACCCAGATCTTGGACATCACGGAATACGGTCGGGATGTTCACGCCGAGATGGATGCACTGCTGGCGTGTGCTCGGATCGGAGTGAGTCCGAGAGGTTGCACCCTCTATTGCACGACCTTTCCCTGCCACAATTGTGCCAAGCATCTCGTGGCGGCTGGCATCGAAAGAGTCGTCTACATCGAACCCTACCCGAAGAGTCGGGCACTGACGTTGCATTCCGACTCGATAACCGTCGACCCGCATTGCGCCGGGGAGAAGGTACTCTTCGAGCCTTTCGTCGGAGTCGGACCGCGCCGCTATTTCGATCTGTTTTCCGTGATGGGGATCAGCACCGGATTTTCGGTTAATAGAAAGAACAGGACCGACGGAACGCCTGTGAAATATTCCCGGCGAAACGGGAAGCCGAAAGTGCCGTTGCTTCCACAGTCATATTTCGAGCGCGAACGATCCGCCGCCCAGGATATTGTGGAGTTCACGAATTGGCTCGAAAGCACCGCGAGGAGGGTACGCGATGAAAGTCCGACGTGACGACACCGAAGATGCCCGTAAATATTGGGCATTTCTCGAGGAGAACGCCGCCGTAGTCAAACAATGGCCGGAG
Coding sequences:
- a CDS encoding cytidine deaminase — its product is MTTTHPDPPTPRVMFQYSDAELVFGLVGAVGTDLEHFQEKLEANLRAFEYQPNSVRLSGILGQLDPEILDTIGVRLHTEPEYQRLKTYMDAGSKLRAQTRYGGILALHAVAEISRKRTQASTEFLPRTAHVLRSLKHDEEVRVLRRIYGAGFFLVGVFAVQPERQRLLEIRMSPLEAEELIRRDEDEGSELGQKTRDTFALSDVFVRADQAESELGRFLELVFGNTTLTPTRDEHGMFMAYAASVRSGSLARQVGAAIMTQHGEIIATGANDAPMKGGGLYWPGLGDQRDAVRGRDSNDEQKARIVVEVMKALGIGAGPTGAERSDEEIWADGRERLRNTQILDITEYGRDVHAEMDALLACARIGVSPRGCTLYCTTFPCHNCAKHLVAAGIERVVYIEPYPKSRALTLHSDSITVDPHCAGEKVLFEPFVGVGPRRYFDLFSVMGISTGFSVNRKNRTDGTPVKYSRRNGKPKVPLLPQSYFERERSAAQDIVEFTNWLESTARRVRDESPT